Below is a window of Hydrogenimonas sp. SS33 DNA.
AATATCCTAAAAGACCATAACGGGGGCAATGATACTTTAATAGGCGGAAGCAAGGCAGATAAGTTATATGGAGGAAGAGGCTACGATACCTATATCACAAACAACAACGACATCATAAATGACAGTGACGGCAAAGGAAGAGTCTTCTTCAACGGTTCGTTGCTCCATGGCGGCAAGTGGGACAAAGATAAAAATGCCTATATCGGAGACAACGGAAAATATACCCAGACGGCAAACGGCTGGGAATTTACAAGCAACAGCGGGGAGAAGCTCTACTTCAATCTCGATATCAAAAACGCCCTCGATATCAAACTCACAAAAGATGATGACAAACCGGATGACGACAGTGACAGTGATGATACCAATGACAATAACGATGAAGACTTCTCCTCTCCGCTTGTTCTGGATCTTAATCACAACCAAACACTCTCAACTCCTCTTTTTCATTCGCTTACATACTTTGATATGGATGGAGACGGTTTTAAAGAGAAAACGGCCTGGGCGGAGAACGGTGACGGGTTGTTGGCCATTGATCTGAACAAAGACGGTATCATCAACAACGGGAGCGAGCTTTTTGGAAACTTCTCAAACCTCAAAGACGGCACAAGGGCAAAAGATGCCTTTGAGGCTCTTGTGCAATATGATGAAAACGCTGATGGGGTGATAGACAAAAACGATTCTGTCTATTCAGAGTTAAAAATATGGAAAGACAACGGTGACGGCATCACCCAAACAGGAGAATTGATAAACCTCAATGAGGCAGGCGTGAACTCCGTCGCTCTCAACCCTTACCAGACACTCCTTTCGCTATATGATGAAAACAGTGACGGAGTAATTGACAGCAGCGACGCTATATACTCGAAAATGGTTCTTAAAGAGAACAATGACGGGACGAAAACCCTATTTGTACCCCAAAGCAGTGATAGTTACACCAATACTCTTTTGGACAGAATCAGGGGAGAGGAGACACTCTCAACAGACGGAGGGGCCGTTTCTCTTTCGGCAATAGCTTCTTCGTCGCTTCACAATATCGCGACAAACGGAAGCGATACGCTGACCGGCACAGCGTCCAATGACAGGATAACGGCCAAAGGCGGAGATGATTCTCTGTACGGCAAAGCGGGAGAAGACGTGCTTTTGGGCGGAGAGGGAAATGATACGCTTCAAGGCGGGAAGGGTAATGATTACCTCGAAGGCGGTGCCGGAGATGACACGTATGTCTTTACCAGGGGTGACGGTATAGATGTCATAGATGACATAGGCGGAATGGACAGAGTGGTATTCGGTAGTGATATCAACAAAGATGACCTTGTTTCGGTTTCTTTCGGGGATGATCTGGTCATCGCTGTCAAAGAAGGCGGGAAAGGTTTTAACGAACTTGGCGACAAGTTGGTGCTGAAGGATTGGTATAAAAAAGACAACAGGATTGAAAGTTTCATTATGGGGGATGGAACCGCGCTTTCGGGTAGCGACATTCTTTCGTTTGCCGCAGTCTATGAAAACGGTTCTGTTGAAGGCAGACTGATCGCGCCGGATGCAGTCGGTGATGAAAATATAGATAAATTTGTAATCACCGAAATGCCGGAAAACGGCACACTTACCATAGCCGATGACGGCACTTACGTATTTGATGCAAACGAAGGCTTTGAGAGCCTGGCGGTCGGTGAGACCAAAACAGAAAGTTTTCAATATGCCGTTATAGACAAATCAGGCAGTCAGACATATGCCAAAAATGTTGATGTGACAGTGTTTGGTACAAATGATGCCCCTGTAACCAAAGACGATCATTACCTGTTTGATACGCCGACTGTTTTCAAGCTCGTTGAGGACAATGCGGGAACCGGATCTGCAATGAAGGTCCTGATTTCCGGCACAAAAGGGAGTACATTTTCTTTTAAGTGGAACTTTTCGACATCCGATTATATGCCGTACAATGATTTCGCTTTTGTTATTATCAATGATAAAATTTTCAAATTAAGTGACGTTTCAACAGTCGGTGATTACGGATCATCCGGGGAACAGACCTTTGAATATGATTTGCCTGCCGAAGGTGTTTATACAATAGTAATCGGAACACTGAATTATGGTGATGATGCGGTGAACTCAACATTGAAAATTTCCGATCTTTCTTCTTCGGGCGGAGGCATCCTCTCAACTGAAATAAAAGGAGTGGGAGAATCCAATGAGAATGAATATGATCTTTCAACGGTCGGAGGCGTTACCCCCGAGCAATTAAATGTATTTGCCGGAACCCAAGCCTCATCACTTGTTCTTGATACAAATGGAAGTTTGTTGGTCAACCCCTCAATTCTGTTGTCCAATGATACAGATATAGACGGAGATTTTTTAAGTATCACTGAAGTGGGTGACGCAGTGCATGGGAATGTGGCTTTGGACGAAAACGGGTATGTCGTTTTCGAAGCAGAAGAAGATTATACAGGTGAGGCATCCTTCGTATATACCGTAACAGATGGACACGGAGGCTTTAATACCGCCAAGGCAAATCTGTATATAGGTGAAAAACCGGCAGATTATGTGCCGTATGTCGACGATGGTTCCGTCAATGTGCCATCTTCGGATTCAGCGCAAGCTTCAACTGCACTCGTCAATCCGGTTTTTGCAAAAGACGCCATAGACACCGCCAACGATATAGGCGGTGAAGGTTTGCAAACCCTGGCGGATGCAGGAATTTCTGAGATTGATTTGCAAAGCAATTATGTAAAAAATGTCAGGGACAGCAACAACCCCGTGACATACACAAGCTCTTTTACGGACAACGACGGCAATGAATACAGTGCGGAGGATGTTTGGTTTAAAAGAGACGGCAAAGATACAAAATACATATACGACGGGACTATCGCGGCAGATGTGGCAAGTCTGCCGAATATCAGAGGCAAGGGAAGGGTCGTAGACCTTGCCTACGCCATGAATGAAGATGGTTCATTGGCGCAGGATGTAAGTGCATTTGTATCAAATTTCAGCACGAAGCCACTTGCGTCGTTGGAGGATCAAGTCAAAAACATTCTTGCCAAATGGACGGGTACAAATGACATAGACCCCAACAAAACACGGGGCGCACAGCACGTACTCAACCACAATTACGGATCGGAGTCCCCGATCGATATATACCGGGTAAATGCCTATGCAAGAGACGTGGCTCAGGCTGAAGCGTTTTGGGGATCGACTTTTTCGATGAAAAAAAGTGACGGTTCGGTCGTTTCCGATATTCTGGGTACAGGTTTGACGGAAGAGTTTAATCAGTACATGCATCATCTTCGCTATGGTGTGCTGATCGATCTTGGTGCGCAGTCTCTTTTTGGAAAAGATATCTATGATGCTGACAGCGGGGAGTTGGACAGAACGGTTTTGTTTGAAAAACTTTCTGAGGGTCTGACCTCCGCCGATATACCCGCACGGCAGGGAAGCGCAAATCTTTTGAGCGCTCTTTTGTATGACGAGGGGATAGATGTATTCAAACATATAGACAGCTCTGTTTTGCTTGATTCCGATATCGCACAGATTTTGCAAACAAACGGTATCTTCCTTGAAGTCGGGAACGATGAGGTAAGCGGAACTATAGGAAGATCTGTTTACGGTACGGCTGCGGATGACAATTTTGACTTTGGTACGGGCAGTAACGGCCATGAAAGGCATACCGAAGACGGCAAGCATATCTATGCGGGTAGCGGTAGTGACACGATCGTCGGCACCAACTCCCATGATGTCATATACGGGGGAGACGGTGATGATACAATCAACGGTTATAGCGGGGATGACATTATTTACGGCGGAGAAGGCAATGACACCCTTATCGCCGATAGCGGCGGATCATATTATGGATTTACTGTTTTGGAGGGCGGCAAAGGCGACGATACGCTCAGAGGGAGCGGGCGTCAGGGCAAATACATCTACCGCTACGGAGACGGAAACGACACTATCATAGATCCCGGCAATGTCGGAACCCATCCCGACATTCTTCAATTCAAAGGGATCATAACCGATGATATAAAAATGGATAGAGACGGCAACGATATGATTTTGATCATTAAAGATGTTGTTGCCGGCTCTTTTGATAACCCCTCGGGCAGCATCCGCATCAAAGACGGATTCGGAAGCGGCAAGATGGAGAAGATCGTATTTGAAGACAAAACATACTCTTTTGATGAATTGCTCCACCAATTCGGTGCCGACGATACCGTCTATACCTATGCCAAAGGTGACGGCAGAAAAGAGATTTACGATATTCGGGGCAATGATAGACTGATATTTGACAAAAGTATAATGCCCGGAGACATCATTACGAAAGTTGATGAACAGGGTAACCTCCGGATAGGCATCAAAGAGGGCGACAAAACTTTTGAAGAGCTGGATGATGTAATCACTCTCAAAAAAGAGATGCAAAACGGGTACGGCATAGAGAATTTTGAATTTGCCGACGGAACCATCATGAATGCGTCAAGCCTCTTGCTGCTGCAATCGGGAACAGATAGTGATGATTACATAAAAATTCTTTCCGGAGACAGTATTGTTGATTTGAAAGCCGGCAATGACCTGTTCTTCGGCGGGAGCGGAAAGGATCGTGTGACAGGAGGACCCGGGGACGACATCCTTCAGGGTGGAAGCGGAGACGATACCTACAACTATGCCAAAGGGGACGGAAAAGATACGATATTGGATGCGGCCGGCAATGACGCACTGGTGTTTACCGACAATACCGCTCTCTCGGACCTGGTGATCAAAAAATCAGGCAACGATATCATCGTAGCCGTAAAAGAAGAGGGCAAGGAGTTTGAAGAACTCAGCGATACGATAACTTTGAAAGATTGGTATAAAAAAGAGAATCGTATTGAGAGTATAAAGTTTGCCGACGGTACCGTTGCCGATATTCATGCCATCCAGGAACTGATTCCAAACAAAGAGGGTGTCTATATTGGTACTGACGAGAGTGAGACAATAGAAGGAGACCCCGATTACAATGATATATTGTATGGAGGCGGCGGTGATGACATGATTACCGGTTCCGACAATAACGATCTCATTTATGGAGAAGGCGGGAAGGACACTATCAGAGCCGACAAAGGTGATGATACATTGTACGGCGGAAGTGGAGACGACTCTTATATCTACAGACCGGGTGACGGGCATGACACTATCCTGGATAGCTCCGGTTTGGACACTTTAAAGTTCGGTGCCGGAATAGATGCTGAAAACCTGCATGTTTCAAGAGACGGCAATGATGTAACTATAAGCTTCAATGCAGATGACAAACTGACGCTCAAAGAGTGGTATCTGTCTCAGAACCGTATAGAGAAATTCGAGTTTGATGACGGCACGGTTTTCGATTACAACAAGCTCGTTTCATATATGGGAAATGACGCAGACAATATCATCGAAGGGTTTGACGGCGACAATACGTTCATTGCCGAAGGGGGCAATGATACTCTTGTCGGAAAAGGGGGAAATGACACCTATGTCTATAATCTCGGAGATGGTGATGATACCGTTGTGGATACATCCGGCAATGATACTTTGGTTTTCGGCGAAGGGATATCGCCGGATGACATTCGGGGAGAATGGCTGCAGGGCACTGACGACATTCTCATCAGCTTTAAAAACCATGACGGGAAAATCCTTCTTGATTCCTGGTATACGGAAGGCAATATAGAATCGTTCAAATTTTCTGACGGCACTGTTTGGAATGCGCAAGACATCCTTGCTTCTTTTGCAACAGAGAACGACGATGTCTACAAAGGCTTGACCAACCAGAACAATACTTTGAATGCAGGAAACGGTGATGACATTGTTTCGACCTTCGGAGACGGGAATGATGTCCTCTCCGGCGGAGACGGGAATGACGCACTGGAGAGCTACAACGGTGACGACACTCTCATAGGCGGGAGCGGAGATGATTTGCTTAAGGGAGGAAGCGGAAACGACACCTATATCTACAACCTCGGTGACGGAAACGACGTCATCATAGACAGCTCCGGCAACGATACTTTGGAATTCGGAGATGGGATTTCACCTTCCTCATTGACGTTTGACATTTCAAAAAAGAGTGATGACCTCAAGATAAAAATCGATGATGCCAATATCACATTAAAGGGCTGGTTTAACTCCTATGAACGCATAGAAAAGTTTAAATTTTCAAATAATGAAGTTTTGGATACCCAGGCCATTCTTGCCCTTATGCAAACCCCCGGTGCAGATATAGCGAAAGCTTTGAACGAAGGGTCGACATTGGAGACTCTGACGGGAGACGATATCGTTTACGGATCAGACAGTGCAGACACCATAAGTGCGGGGGCAGGAGACGACAAGATCTTTTCAGGCGGCGGCAACGATTACATTGAAGGAGAGGGCGGAGACGATTTCCTAAACGGCTATAGTGACCCCCAGCCCGACTGCACAATGTATAATACAGGAAATACAGGAGCAGAAAATTGGAAGAACAGCAACCACCAATCAAACGCTTTACCGCCAAAAAGAAGGCGGATATCGTGATGGATATATTCCAGGGCAAGACGACCGTGGCCGAAGTGTCGCGCAAGTACGATCTGACACCCGCTGCCATCGAAGAGTGGATGGAGGAGGCCCGAGCGGGGATGGAGAACCAGCTGCGGGCCAGACCCAAAGATGTCGCTGCCATGTATGAAGAGAAGATCAAATCGATGAAAGAGGTGATCGGGGAACTGACACTGGAGAACATCGCGCTAAAAAAGTACGACGCTCTGTTCGGGGAAGAGAAGAAGTGATGCAGGTTCAGAGCGAAATGAGAAACGAGGGCCATTCCATCAGCATCACGAAACTCTGTCGCCTGTTCGGCATTGCTCGCAGGAGTTTCTATTACAAGCCGACCCGAAGAACCCCCAAACTGGATGAAGAGCGCGTCCAAAAGGTCAAAGAGAAGATGGAAACGTTTCCGACCTACGGCTACCGGCGCCTCGCCCTGCTATTGGGTATGAACAAGAAAGCAGTGCAGCGGATCCTCCAGATCAAAGGTTGGCAGGTGAGAAAACGCTCCAAAGGGCACAGACCTAGAGCCAAGGCGATGCCTTCACGCTCACAACGTCCCGATCAAAGATGGGCCATCGATATGACCCGTGTCTACAGTGGCAAGGATGGCTGGAGCACCCTGGCCGCCGTCATCGATACCTGCACCAGAGAAATCGTGGGTTGGAGGCTCTCTTCTAGCGGCAAAGCCAAGACGGTGGAGGCGGCTTTGCAAGAGGGGCTGATCTACCGTTTCGGCAGACTCAAACGACTGGAAAAGCCCATAATCCTTCGAAGCGATAACGGTCTGGTCTTTAGCAGTAAATCATTCGCCAAGACGATCAAGGATTACAATTTCACCCAGGAATTCATTACGCCCTACACCCCGGAACAGAACGGCATGATCGAGCGCTTCTTCCGCACCATCAAGGAAGAGTGTATTTGGCACTACAACTTCACATCACTCAAGGAGGCTCATCGGATTATTGGAGAATGGATCGATTTCTATAACAGGGAACGAAAGCACTCGGCACTGCGATACAAAACACCAGCTGAAGTGTTTCGTTTAGCAGCTTAGGTGTGCAGAAATGGAGGGGTCATTACACGGCGAAGCCGGAGATGACACATATGTCTTTGGTAATGACTTCGGAACCGACATCGTCTATGATGACGCAAAAACAGAATATAAAAACTACGGTTATATCCAAAATGCAG
It encodes the following:
- a CDS encoding IS3 family transposase gives rise to the protein MQVQSEMRNEGHSISITKLCRLFGIARRSFYYKPTRRTPKLDEERVQKVKEKMETFPTYGYRRLALLLGMNKKAVQRILQIKGWQVRKRSKGHRPRAKAMPSRSQRPDQRWAIDMTRVYSGKDGWSTLAAVIDTCTREIVGWRLSSSGKAKTVEAALQEGLIYRFGRLKRLEKPIILRSDNGLVFSSKSFAKTIKDYNFTQEFITPYTPEQNGMIERFFRTIKEECIWHYNFTSLKEAHRIIGEWIDFYNRERKHSALRYKTPAEVFRLAA
- a CDS encoding calcium-binding protein, with product MATFELDGKKYEYTVLDGTSATYSMATTAVDIYTEKYSGFEPTQKVQVKWAMAGQANIVGALVTFVQEDDKYRAVAKIGGSYVGGIAGATATEAIIAFAAGLGATLSAPVVIGIGITAGIVFSTAGSESAASLYDMIKAWFGYGTAQDHNKKIEVNQNGTTTISTTNTLKTFLDNDSSILTTLGTNDNWDIRATIPSVSNPDSFAEQLSYDVGSKQATIKTSNETTQLDATQTILKNTDAKKLTLNNQTYDISTLNNLELRNAIDGIDKISFLLSNITIYAGEEIDLGSKGIYKVKSGDTLSTIAQNNGYVTKQLVKLNPWLFDDGRIKFNYPDKVLIKEGTVISDNNDNTLTGDADASNILKDHNGGNDTLIGGSKADKLYGGRGYDTYITNNNDIINDSDGKGRVFFNGSLLHGGKWDKDKNAYIGDNGKYTQTANGWEFTSNSGEKLYFNLDIKNALDIKLTKDDDKPDDDSDSDDTNDNNDEDFSSPLVLDLNHNQTLSTPLFHSLTYFDMDGDGFKEKTAWAENGDGLLAIDLNKDGIINNGSELFGNFSNLKDGTRAKDAFEALVQYDENADGVIDKNDSVYSELKIWKDNGDGITQTGELINLNEAGVNSVALNPYQTLLSLYDENSDGVIDSSDAIYSKMVLKENNDGTKTLFVPQSSDSYTNTLLDRIRGEETLSTDGGAVSLSAIASSSLHNIATNGSDTLTGTASNDRITAKGGDDSLYGKAGEDVLLGGEGNDTLQGGKGNDYLEGGAGDDTYVFTRGDGIDVIDDIGGMDRVVFGSDINKDDLVSVSFGDDLVIAVKEGGKGFNELGDKLVLKDWYKKDNRIESFIMGDGTALSGSDILSFAAVYENGSVEGRLIAPDAVGDENIDKFVITEMPENGTLTIADDGTYVFDANEGFESLAVGETKTESFQYAVIDKSGSQTYAKNVDVTVFGTNDAPVTKDDHYLFDTPTVFKLVEDNAGTGSAMKVLISGTKGSTFSFKWNFSTSDYMPYNDFAFVIINDKIFKLSDVSTVGDYGSSGEQTFEYDLPAEGVYTIVIGTLNYGDDAVNSTLKISDLSSSGGGILSTEIKGVGESNENEYDLSTVGGVTPEQLNVFAGTQASSLVLDTNGSLLVNPSILLSNDTDIDGDFLSITEVGDAVHGNVALDENGYVVFEAEEDYTGEASFVYTVTDGHGGFNTAKANLYIGEKPADYVPYVDDGSVNVPSSDSAQASTALVNPVFAKDAIDTANDIGGEGLQTLADAGISEIDLQSNYVKNVRDSNNPVTYTSSFTDNDGNEYSAEDVWFKRDGKDTKYIYDGTIAADVASLPNIRGKGRVVDLAYAMNEDGSLAQDVSAFVSNFSTKPLASLEDQVKNILAKWTGTNDIDPNKTRGAQHVLNHNYGSESPIDIYRVNAYARDVAQAEAFWGSTFSMKKSDGSVVSDILGTGLTEEFNQYMHHLRYGVLIDLGAQSLFGKDIYDADSGELDRTVLFEKLSEGLTSADIPARQGSANLLSALLYDEGIDVFKHIDSSVLLDSDIAQILQTNGIFLEVGNDEVSGTIGRSVYGTAADDNFDFGTGSNGHERHTEDGKHIYAGSGSDTIVGTNSHDVIYGGDGDDTINGYSGDDIIYGGEGNDTLIADSGGSYYGFTVLEGGKGDDTLRGSGRQGKYIYRYGDGNDTIIDPGNVGTHPDILQFKGIITDDIKMDRDGNDMILIIKDVVAGSFDNPSGSIRIKDGFGSGKMEKIVFEDKTYSFDELLHQFGADDTVYTYAKGDGRKEIYDIRGNDRLIFDKSIMPGDIITKVDEQGNLRIGIKEGDKTFEELDDVITLKKEMQNGYGIENFEFADGTIMNASSLLLLQSGTDSDDYIKILSGDSIVDLKAGNDLFFGGSGKDRVTGGPGDDILQGGSGDDTYNYAKGDGKDTILDAAGNDALVFTDNTALSDLVIKKSGNDIIVAVKEEGKEFEELSDTITLKDWYKKENRIESIKFADGTVADIHAIQELIPNKEGVYIGTDESETIEGDPDYNDILYGGGGDDMITGSDNNDLIYGEGGKDTIRADKGDDTLYGGSGDDSYIYRPGDGHDTILDSSGLDTLKFGAGIDAENLHVSRDGNDVTISFNADDKLTLKEWYLSQNRIEKFEFDDGTVFDYNKLVSYMGNDADNIIEGFDGDNTFIAEGGNDTLVGKGGNDTYVYNLGDGDDTVVDTSGNDTLVFGEGISPDDIRGEWLQGTDDILISFKNHDGKILLDSWYTEGNIESFKFSDGTVWNAQDILASFATENDDVYKGLTNQNNTLNAGNGDDIVSTFGDGNDVLSGGDGNDALESYNGDDTLIGGSGDDLLKGGSGNDTYIYNLGDGNDVIIDSSGNDTLEFGDGISPSSLTFDISKKSDDLKIKIDDANITLKGWFNSYERIEKFKFSNNEVLDTQAILALMQTPGADIAKALNEGSTLETLTGDDIVYGSDSADTISAGAGDDKIFSGGGNDYIEGEGGDDFLNGYSDPQPDCTMYNTGNTGAENWKNSNHQSNALPPKRRRIS
- a CDS encoding transposase, translated to MDIFQGKTTVAEVSRKYDLTPAAIEEWMEEARAGMENQLRARPKDVAAMYEEKIKSMKEVIGELTLENIALKKYDALFGEEKK